From Symphalangus syndactylus isolate Jambi chromosome X, NHGRI_mSymSyn1-v2.1_pri, whole genome shotgun sequence, the proteins below share one genomic window:
- the LOC129476340 gene encoding proteasome subunit alpha type-1-like — MSHRLLCTMQSNSLGSDFLILSFARGCNQTCAGTTFGNQYDNDTIVWSRIHQTEYAMEAVKQGSATVGLKSKTHAVLVALKRAPLELAAHQKKIIHVDNHIGISIAGLTDDGRLLCNFMCQECFDSRFVSDRPLPVSSLVSLIGSKTQISTQQYSWRPYGVRLLIAGYNDMGLTFSKPGHLLTILTTELCPLGPILSQLVLGETCPNLWNKI, encoded by the coding sequence ATGTCCCACAGACTTCTCTGTACAATGCAGAGTAATAGTTTAGGTAGCGACTTCTTGATCCTCAGTTTTGCCAGAGGCTGCAACCAGACCTGTGCTGGAACCACGTTTGGAAACCAGTATGACAATGATACCATTGTCTGGAGCAGGATTCATCAAACTGAATATGCAATGGAAGCTGTTAAACAAGGTTCAGCCACAGTTGGTCTGAAATCAAAAACCCATGCAGTATTGGTTGCATTGAAAAGGGCACCATTGGAGCTTGCAgctcatcagaaaaaaattatccatgtTGACAACCATATTGGTATCTCAATTGCAGGGCTTACTGATGATGGTAGACTGTTATGTAATTTTATGTGCCAGGAGTGTTTTGATTCCAGATTTGTATCTGATAGACCACTTCCTGTATCTTCTCTTGTATCTCTAATTGGAAGCAAGACCCAAATATCAACACAACAATATAGCTGGAGACCGTATGGTGTTAGGCTACTTATTGCTGGTTATAATGATATGGGCCTCACATTTTCCAAACCTGGTCATCTGCTGACTATTTTGACTACAGAGCTATGTCCACTGGGGCCCATTCTCAGTCAGCTCGTACTTGGAGAGACATGTCCAAATTTatggaataaaatttaa